Part of the Anopheles coluzzii chromosome 3, AcolN3, whole genome shotgun sequence genome is shown below.
AATATGGAAATTCAACTGGAACTAGTCTTTTTTATACGAAGTCTTCTGGGATAAAAATAACCTTCGCAAGATGGCTACTCTCAGCATGCTTCTTCATTTGTCTCATTATTCATTCACAAACAATGGTTTTGATTATGGTTTTCTTGCGAGAGcctcattttaattaaaacagcCATATTCGACTTATAGCGCAGAACTTGAAACAATTTGGGCTTGTATGCCTTTGCTGACGCTGCAGCACAGAACGTATTGAGGCAAAGGGGGTTTAAATGTAAGGTAGATTTTTAGTAAAAAGTCCAATGCATGGTCAAAATAAAAGCAGTTTATAAGTTTACGTTGACTTTACTGAGTTCACGGCTTTAATCGTTTCCGTATTTAGATAGGAATTGGTTAATAAGACCGCTAATGTTGTCtatattaattttgtttttgcgctgTTAATATGTAGTATGAGATTCCTGCCGCTATCATGAGGTAAAATACCGCAGGCCATTGATATCTATATTCTCAGCGTATCTCAAGAATTGTtagaataaattgaaaataaataccaATGTCTCCAGCTTTGTGTCTTGGATGGTTCTTtcgttagatttttttttataaacatgATATATGTTCTAGAGCATTGAGATGTTATTGCAATAGTGAATAGCATAAGGCTtgttattctctctctctctctctctctctctctctctctctttttatttctttctctctcgctcttattatatttcattctctttttctctctctatctttagTTGGCCTGCTCTTAATGAAGCACGTGGTCCTGACAAGGCCATACGCAGCCAAAGAAGAACATGTATGGGATATAAGGATACTttcaaaataatcataatcTTTGCCTCACAATCGTAAAACACTCAtatattgtttaatttaaatgttcCACACTAGGTATATTATCTAAGAAATCATGTTTTCAATGACAATTACATTTATCCCGCTTTTTGTTCTACGGTACGCACTGTGCCACTATTGAGTAAAATGGTAATGTTAACATAAATATAGAAAAAACCTTTCCTACCGAAACACCTGTCGCAGATCAAGTGCCTGTAGGTGTAGGCACATGTTCTTCTTTAGCTGCATAACGAAAATACGGAGTTATACATACTATATTACGTAGCCTGACTGTAGTAAAATAATGCTTACATGGTACATTTGGTTTACTATAAAAATTCCGAAACATCGATGAACAATCTTAACGTCATCATTGATCATCACATTCAATGGTtaaatttcatcaaaaactGCCTTAAACATCCAAAACATACGGATATTAGTCATCCTTCACCAGATCAGGAAGGAGCTTTGTTTTcttgaatattttatactGTCATTAAAATGGCAATATCTGCCAAAGTTGCGCAAAGTAGGGGCTAATTTCTTTACAGATCTTTTGTTTAGATGTAAAGCTTCAACGTGGTATACATGATACCACGGTGTTTTATGGTGTTCAAATATGGCGTGATGTCAAAGATACATGATTGATTCAATTTATAGGAAGTAATGCACACTATACTTTGTAACTTTTTAAGTAATTGACATACTTTTTGCTAACTAACTATTTTTGTTTAGAATTTCCTTTCAAAAAATTTAGAAacctttcaaaaaaaaaaaaattacaatatttttacattttacatttttacaatgattttaagaataaaaaaaaaatagctgtTATCAAGAGTTTTTTCAAGACCTAACACCTTAGGAGTCTCCATCGTAATAACTAATAAAACTATGGTATTGAAACCTCGTTTTTTCTTAGTTTGATGCTGTAGATTACGAAGCAAGATTAAAGAAATATGATGGTGAGTGGGTGTGAATTGGGGCGGgcccgtagtacagtcgttaactcgtacgacttaataacatgagcgtcatgggttcaattctCATATGAACAGTGGTGGATCTAGGGTATCTAGGGCCCAAAGCGGTAAAAGAAATCGAGACCCCCTGTAATTGCTGTACTGTACTAATACTGCTTTACATGCTGGACTTATCATCCCAAAATCGTGCCCCAAAATCGATGATGCTCCCGCGGCCACACGGTTCGCTTACCATTAAATCCCCAACTGTATATGGACCGTCCCCACTcgctatccggctgcgtggtactgatTCAAATTGATACTACACAGGATAGCAAACCTGGATTCAAACTTACGGCGTCCATCGATCTATGAATATGCGCCCTATATTCTGATGATGCAACGAAGGTAGTTTGTAAAAGACCTACCACGTCATGCTTGACACGAGTTGGAACCCTGCACCGACGGTATACAAAGTACCTGTCATAAACGAGGAGTTTTTACGCCGTCGCATTTCATTTACGCATTCCATCTTGGTTTGAAGTTCCCAACAACACGAGTAATCTTGAggtgctttttctttttcttttatgaCATAACAACCGCTATCGGTttaggcctgcctttaccaaAACTGGGGTTGACTATCAATGACCTGTTGATTACccatagtaggatagtcagtcgTTGGGCTTCGTATGAGGGCCTCAGTTCATACTGGGCATGAATcaatgacgggcatgttgtaaaGTCGTTCGAtgtgacgactgtaccatgggtATTGGCTTAATAGGGTACTAGGGCTAGTCATTAGTATGACTCTAGGGCAGCTGAATTCATCGACCGATCAATTTATACTCATTTCACATGCATCGATTTAACAGAGCTCATTTAACTAATACGAAACTAGCTCGACAACTCGAATCCACACATTTAAACATCCACTCATACTCAACTAGCAAATGTCACGCTTTGTAAAGGTTTAATTGGATTAAACATTGAGAAGCTCACAGCATATGTTCATATGCACAGcaattgttttgaataatATTGTAAATCATTTTTGTTGGTTAATACACAATTATTATCGAAAATCTAAGTCTGAATTATGCAactataaacataaaacatcagAATGATTTTTTATAGATACTTTGAACCGATTGATATAATTCGCCTGGAATGGTTCCATGAGTGATCGACATGAGTGAATGAACAATACCACAGTTAAATTGTTAATAATTGAAATCAATTACAAGATAAGCTTCaatcaaaatatcaaaattgaacaaaatgaTTCAAAGTTCAATGTTCAACGTATGTAAAAAAgacaatggaaaacaaaatcaacgtGTAGGCTGAATAAAAGAATTTAGCGCCAGAGGCAAaggtaaatttattttttctttcgcttcttgAAATGACTCAATGATTCATGTAACAGGCATGATTGAGATTAGGTGACATTccacaatcaaaacaatgaagCATGTGGTCACCGAAACAAGTAATGTGAGCAATGAATGATTATTTCATGTTTGAACAATCATCGTCGCATTTACAAACCAGGCCAAATGGTGCTAAAGTGCAGCGTAAGGATTAAAATACACTTTTTGGAGGTGTGCGCTCGTGTAGACGAAGCGCTCGTGTACCATATAATCAGTCGATAAGATTAAGGCTTAACAATGCGTACAGGAAATACTCTCAACGGTAAATTTGGCCATGTCACTATAAAAGATAACTTCGCGAACTGGATTCGGAATTGATTTGCAAAACGCAGTAGGTGAAGAATCGAAATCTGTATAAAAGATGGAATCAACTGGGCCGATATCGTCAGTAGCATTGGTACGTTGTTTCGTATATTTGGCTAGGAAAAAGCAATTAGttcacaaaattaaaaatgttcaaacATAACCTGCTAGTGTGTGTAGTTTTGGCTGCGTTTATCATCACAACTGGTGCTCAGCGTAATCCTTGTCTGGGCATACCTGATGGGATGTTTGTTAATGATTTCACATCCTGCGAAGGGTATTTCTTATGCATGAGTGAAACTCCAACACATGCCCAATGTCCGCCTGGTTTCTATTTCAACGAGGCACAGCAGCTGTGCGATTTTCCGCAGAATGTGTTCTGTCACGTGTGTAATCAACAAAACGGTGTCCAGCTATTTCCACATCCCACAAATTGCGACCAGTTCATCACTTGCTCAAACGGGATCTCGTTTGTTGGCAATTGCAAGACCGGCGAAACGTACGACGTAGTTTTGCAGGCGTGCAAGAGTGAAATGCGCGTTGATTGTGAACGTTTGAGATGTCCCGATATCGACAACCCTAATGTTGTGGTATTTATTCCGGGCATTCAGTCGTGTGATGAGTATTTCTTATGTCAAGCTGGAACACCAATTCAGCGGTTTTGCGCTCCGGGATTGCATTGGAACCGAGTTGCTCAACGATGTGACTTTCCCGAATTGGCTCAGTGCCCGTAAGTATTTTTTGAATATATTACTTTATCAATATAATACTATCAATACTTTGATTActaattatttgattttcttttcgcaCTTCAGATTGTAAACTATGAATACGACCGTTTGCTGGGTTTCATcgtgaaaaagaagaagatgtcaCAACAAAACGATTTAGCCCTCCATTACTATGCACATCTCGCACtcgaaaaatatgtttaagtTATTTGATTTACAAATAGATGCTTTAGTTATAAGCAGAACGGTTATAATGAATAAAAGAagtaatttgtttaatttcctaCAATAAAACATGTTGTGTCTAGTTCCGTTTtacgaaaaaagaaacaaatcttGGTCTTCTATTGGGGACTTCATATTGAACATCTATCAATCTTCGCTCAGTCCATTTTTCGTTGAACTCACCTCGGCACCCGTGTATACCCCCATGATCAGATCAATAATGATGATTAGTATAAGCATCGCCTCATACCAAAATCCATTGGAATGATACAAACAGCAATAAATGTCTTCTTAGTTACTGGATCAGAATTTCGAGTAAAAATGACAAACTTCCGTTAGTTATATTATGTTGTCTTCGGGCTACCGAAATCGGCCGTAAAAACATTATGATACGGATAAGAGtaaaaaacattcaaagtaTTATGCAAGTTACCGCTTTGTAATCGCGAACATTTACAGTTTATTCGTATTAAtaggtttcttcttcttcttctttggctcaacaaccgatgtcggtcaaggcctgcctgtacccacttgtgggcttggctttcagtgactaattgatttccccccatagcaggatagtcagtcctacgtatggcggcgcggtctatttggggattgaacccatgacgggcatgttgttaagtcgtacgagttgacgactgtactacgagaccggctcattAGTAGGTTTATAAGTGTATTaatatgtatatgtatgtgtatgtaggTTCCGTTAGTATAAAACCACTGTAATATTTCAGCGGTTTACATGTCACTTTCGAATATGCACATAATTATTACTGGTTTCAAGATTTTtatcaacagctgtcaaatggtgtatttaattcttaataaaatttcagtttttacacatgattttcaacacatcacaaagaactgtccaACTCAATCcggcttgagacgtgttgaaaatcatgtagaagaaataaaaaaaaagatgttggaaatgaaatatccgATTGTtgtggattaacatcttgtacgcgatgaataacaacgtttacattcgaaagtgataCGGAAAACTCTGTAAGAATAAATTCAGTCTGTAACCCATAAATTCAGCTATCCGATCGTCTAGACTCGATAACTTGCACAGTTGATGCCATGTGGTGTGTTCTCCATCATATGTATCTACGATTTCAACTGATGAAAGCTGTGATAccatttgtttgatatttcgTTAATGAGACTAATTTTATTACACGTACCACTCcgattctggacgacttcAGCCGACTCCGTTTCGGATGCGTTTGACTGCATTTCCTGCAGAGTTTTTTTGACTCTGACTTTGGACAACTCCAATTTCGACTCGAGACGACTTCGAATCCAACAGTGGGCAGAACTGATGGTTCCGTTCTCCGTTCTCATCGGAGTCAGAATCGAAATAGAAAATGGAGTTCGTTTGGAGTGCGTGCGCCAGATTCGTGGGAGTGCGCCAGAGAGCCCATCACTAGTAGCGATCCAGTTAGGTGAAGATGTTAAACCACCCATTCCGAAAATGACTTAGAGACTAGTTTTATTCGCCTCTTGGTTTCCTAAATATTGGAgctattcttattattattgctatCGATCGTACACATTATTGGTAGCAGGTGTATATAATCATTTTGTTATTGATTTCAATTCACATGTAATCTTTTAATAGCAAAGACTGCTTGGTAgattgtatatttttaaacatcaaATCAACAGCCTGTAAGGGGTAGAATCAGTGGCGTTTATTGTGACATTCCCAACGATAAACATGATCTTGTAAAAAGTTTATTATTTGCCTGCTGAGGGACAGTTAACGTTGAAAGGATGATCGCAGAAACTTTGTTCTTGGTTCCAGAACTGATTTGGTGGACAGGTCATTTCGAATAAAGTGCCCCACACACAACGGTAGAACATTGAGCAGTTTGGGTGGGGATAATAGAATGTTTGATCAACCGGACAGTAAGGAGGGTTACCTGGAACCCCAGGTGTTGGAGCTGGCGTTGGTGCCGGTGTTGGTGCCGGCGTTGGAGCCGGTGTTGGTGCAGGAGTTGGTGCTGGTGTGGGAACAGGAGTTGGAGTAGTAGGTGCGGGAGTTGGTGCaggtgtagtagtagtggtgggtGAAGGAGACGGAGCAGTCGGAACGGTAGGGGATGGAGACGGAGCAGTTGGAACAGAGGCTGGTGGAGTTGGTGGAGGAAGTGTAGGTTCAGGTCCAGGAACAGTGGGAGCAGTGGGAACAGAAGGAGGTATTGTGGTAGGTCCTGCAGTTGGAGCAGTTGGTTCGTCACCCTCTGTAACAGGTGGAGTAGGTGCTGTGGGTACAGGTGGCGTAGCTTCAGTAGTGGTTCCtactgttggtggtgttggaaatgttggtggtggtggagtcGCCGCACCCGTACCAGCAGTTGGGGGAGTGACAAGATCAGCTTGGCAAATAGAATCTTCGGGTCGGTTGCATTGCATGATTTGGATATCAAATACTAGGTTAGGACCACATTCACGCTGAAACGATTGGCTATTGATGCAAAGATAGTAAAGGTTGCAATTCGTAGGATGCGGGAAATTTCCTGTTGGTTCAGGACAAACAAATAAGGGGTTCAAGTTTGGAGGAGACGTTGGTGGCTTTGGGATATCGCCAGGAGTACTTGTTGGAGTGGGATTCAAGATGCAACTCGATGTCTCACTAGGACCGCAAGTAGTTTTGTAAATATCAAATATTTCTCCAAAGGCACATGATCGCTCGAGAGCTTGTGAGTCCATACACATATAGTACCGATTACAATCCTGTGGATGTGGAAGATAAGCAATTCCGACGTTGTTTGCGCACGGGTTGATGGCGGGGGACGGTGTGGTAGGGCTCGGTGGTAAAGTGGTGGGAATCGGTTCTGATGGTTTCTGATCTAAAATGCATACAGAGGTCGATTCTGGACCGCAGGCAAGCTTTTCGATATCGAATATTTGCCCCGAGCCGCACGATCGGTCAATTGCCTGTGTATCCATACACATGTAATATAGGGTACAATCGCTAGGATGTGGTTTGTAGGCAATACCCATGTTTTTATCGCACGGATTAATATCCAGAATGCAGGTGGACGTTTGTTTGGAACCACAAGCTTTTACATAGATATCGAATACTTGACCAGATGGGCATGATCGTTCGATCGACTGAGTATCCATACACATAAAGTATCGCGTGCAATCGATCGCATGGGGTTTATAAGTTATGCCATTATTATTTCGGCACGGATTGTTAGGATTGGAAGGTGCCGGAGCTGGTGGCCTCGGACTAGGAGTAGGAGATGGCGAtggtgacggtggtggtggtggtggcggtggtggtggaggggaTTGAGGTGCTGGGGCGACATCGTGGATACAAGTGGACTGCTTGACGGGTCCGCAGCTTTTTGAGACAATGTCAAATATCTGATTTCCGGGACAAGTATTTGGGAAGCTTTGCGTATTAATGCAGGTAAAATACCGCTGACAATTGGAAGGGTCTGGCACCATGTTAACTCCTACGTTATCTGCACATGGGTTTATGAATGGGTTCGGTTCTGAGATTACCGGGCCGTCGTTTTCACAGAGTGCTTTATTTGCGTCGACACAACGGTTCGTTCGCGTATCGTATTTCTGGTGAGGGGAGCACTCAATTTCATAGACTTCGTTGTAGATACACAAAAGGTATTTTGAGCAATCATTTGGATAGGCAACAGTGTTCACATCAAAGGTCGTACCACCGCATAGTGATTTCAAATCATACAGACACTTAGCTTCGCCAGTGTTCATGCATAGTTTAGCAGTCTTATCGAAGGACTTTCCGGGGGGGCAGGACATTTCGTATGGCAGGGAATTAAGGCACATTATATAGGAACTGCATTTGTTAGGAACGGGCTCAAATGTCATACCCCGATTATTTTGACACAGTGCTCCATTCGAAGCTTGAGATGCTTGAAGCAGAACGGGCTGGAAATAGTAGGAGTGGGTTGGGAGTTAGACAATGAGGTAGGAATTAGGAATAGCAAAGAGGATAAAAAGCAAACGTAGCAACGAGCGTTAAAGTATTTACAATATAACATTATGAATATTTACATAGAGCTAATAGTATTTATTTACAGTGCCATTTGATTCGAGCGTTTTTGACAACTATTCTCACAACAAACTTACAACAGCTGGACATTGCACTCGGTCCGGAAGATCACAAACGTTTAGCGATGGATTGAAGCTAGTTCCTTCTGGGCAGATTTGTTCGATTCCTGAACCACCGACGCAAATGAAATACTTCCGACAGTCGGTTGCATCTGGTATAAATGTTGGGTTAGCAGGATCATCCTCGGCAGGACATGCTATACAATTGACTGCCGATGCTAAGTTGCACTGTCCACTGTTTGAGTCGAACGCCGTACCCGGTGGGCATTCACGCGGAAACTGGCTACCCTCGATGCACTGAATAAATTGGGTGCAGGAACCACTTACTGGAAAGTTTTGAATGCCGGTCGCTGGACAGTTAACGCATGCGTTTCGATCACCATAGTCGCATGACTGAGTTgcttcaacaaaaacaaatggcaCGGGACATTCTTGCGGAAAAGGTTCACCATTGACAcatgtaaaatatttatagCAGCTTGTTGCATCGGCCACAAAACGGTAGTTAGGTTGGCCTTGGCAAGGGTTTGTTTGTGCTTGAGCCGTTGCGCATCCCAAAAGGAATAGCGCCAATACTGATCCTgaatgtaaacaataaaaaaataaagttgAGATTAATTACTTCTTTATGTCGCTTTCGCTGGTCAGCACGATTTTGTCGATGAAAAGGCTATCCAGCCACACCAAACACTTTACAGAATAGCACTCACTTATCATATTGTGCAGCACTTGCTCGTTGGTCACGTGGGAGTTTCCTTAAAATAATGAATGTGCCGCCTGATTTGAGTATGGCACCACCACGGTGTCACTGTTTCTAGAAAATTGCTGTCCGATCAAATCTGGACAGCTCTTTTTATAGAAGGTATGCTTGGTGGTAGGCAAACAGAGCGCCAAAGTTATCTATTTACACGGATAAAAAAGGTTCATATAAGATAAAACAGTGGCcagaaaatgtgtttcttATCAGCGACTGCAGAATTCACGTTAACGTTACGCTAGTGTATACAGTGACGTCGTATTTTGAAGCGTCTGCGATTGTGTTCAGTCAATACTAATTAATCAATTATGGATGTACCCGCCACAAGACAGACGTAGGCATTATGCTACGTAATATGTTTGTATTAGTTAAACTCGGCGTGCCCTAACTCGATTCTTACACATAAAATATCGAGACAGTCTTTGGAATtttaacatacacacaatagGAACATAGCATGCTGAATGAAATAGGCATGATTCAGAAACCTGCCCTTGTCTTCAATATTGCTGTTTGATAAGAACTTATGTGTAACGTGACTGTGTCATTCTTTTACTACAATGATTGATGAATTTAATGCCGTTTCCTGAAATGGCATCAGATGGCATGTGTTAtccgttattattattattattattattattattataattattattattattattattattattattattattattattattattattattattattattattattattattattattattattattattattattattattattattatcattattattattattattatttttatttttatttttatttttattattattattattattattattattattattactatcattattattattattattattattattattatcatcatcatcaccatcatcatcattattattataattattatttttattaatatttctattataattataataacaataacaataattattgtttttgtgaatattattattatcattattgttaataatattattattgtaattgttattattattatcggATGGTATAGATAACAGGAAGTTCCTGTTACGAATGAACATAGCTACTTCCTTAAAATTTATCTTCTCACAAGTGCTGGATGTCATGGTTGATTTGATAGGTGCAAAAAAGTATTCTCTTGGAGTTGGCAGTAATTAATCATACTGCTTTCAAGATAACTCAAGAtagctattttttatttaaactgtCCATGAAAGTACAAAAATATCATATTAGTGCAATAGAACTCTAGCGGATATGTTGCTGTATTTCGGAGATAGTAAAATTCAAAGGATGGCCATGCACTGTAAGTTACAATAGTTCGAAAGTGTAATATAGTAGTATACAGCTTTTCAAATTGACATATTTTTAGCAGCACATTTCCTCGcagtattttgttttgctgttgtcaATGTTGTATCATGCGGTGTTATTGAGCTCAGAAACGAGCCGACTTGTTTGCCAGGAGACGATTATTTTTCTGCCGGTCCAGagtgttacaacttttattcCTGTCGCAATGGTGTACTAGAAATCATTGAATGCCCGGGGGGATTACTTTGGAATGATGATATTAAACGTTGTGATGCTGCTGAAAATGTACAATGTGAGGTAAATAATATGAACAATAACACTTAAAAATAAGTTATGTTTCTAATGCGAAAAgatttaatgattttcagGATGAACAAACACCGGAACCAACAACACAAGCACCTACTACAGAGGCTCCAACACCAGCACCCACTACAGAGGCTCCAACACCAGCACCGACCACATCAACCCCGTCTAATACATTTTTGCCAGAAGTTGAGGGTGCATTGCCCATACTGTTTCCTGGTTCTGAATGTCCAGAAGGCATCCGTGCCTTTTTACTGCATCCAACTGAATGCCGGCGTTATTACTACTGTTTGTATGGTGTTCAGTATCCTCAGACGTGTCCGTTTTTGgaatttttcaactttgttgTAGGACGTTGCGTACCTCAAGATCAAAAGTTCTGTTTCCCCGGaagtgaa
Proteins encoded:
- the LOC120954821 gene encoding peritrophin-1-like, with amino-acid sequence MFKHNLLVCVVLAAFIITTGAQRNPCLGIPDGMFVNDFTSCEGYFLCMSETPTHAQCPPGFYFNEAQQLCDFPQNVFCHVCNQQNGVQLFPHPTNCDQFITCSNGISFVGNCKTGETYDVVLQACKSEMRVDCERLRCPDIDNPNVVVFIPGIQSCDEYFLCQAGTPIQRFCAPGLHWNRVAQRCDFPELAQCPL
- the LOC120954804 gene encoding uncharacterized protein LOC120954804 translates to MIRSVLALFLLGCATAQAQTNPCQGQPNYRFVADATSCYKYFTCVNGEPFPQECPVPFVFVEATQSCDYGDRNACVNCPATGIQNFPVSGSCTQFIQCIEGSQFPRECPPGTAFDSNSGQCNLASAVNCIACPAEDDPANPTFIPDATDCRKYFICVGGSGIEQICPEGTSFNPSLNVCDLPDRVQCPAVPVLLQASQASNGALCQNNRGMTFEPVPNKCSSYIMCLNSLPYEMSCPPGKSFDKTAKLCMNTGEAKCLYDLKSLCGGTTFDVNTVAYPNDCSKYLLCIYNEVYEIECSPHQKYDTRTNRCVDANKALCENDGPVISEPNPFINPCADNVGVNMVPDPSNCQRYFTCINTQSFPNTCPGNQIFDIVSKSCGPVKQSTCIHDVAPAPQSPPPPPPPPPPPSPSPSPTPSPRPPAPAPSNPNNPCRNNNGITYKPHAIDCTRYFMCMDTQSIERSCPSGQVFDIYVKACGSKQTSTCILDINPCDKNMGIAYKPHPSDCTLYYMCMDTQAIDRSCGSGQIFDIEKLACGPESTSVCILDQKPSEPIPTTLPPSPTTPSPAINPCANNVGIAYLPHPQDCNRYYMCMDSQALERSCAFGEIFDIYKTTCGPSETSSCILNPTPTSTPGDIPKPPTSPPNLNPLFVCPEPTGNFPHPTNCNLYYLCINSQSFQRECGPNLVFDIQIMQCNRPEDSICQADLVTPPTAGTGAATPPPPTFPTPPTVGTTTEATPPVPTAPTPPVTEGDEPTAPTAGPTTIPPSVPTAPTVPGPEPTLPPPTPPASVPTAPSPSPTVPTAPSPSPTTTTTPAPTPAPTTPTPVPTPAPTPAPTPAPTPAPTPAPTPAPTPGVPGNPPYCPVDQTFYYPHPNCSMFYRCVWGTLFEMTCPPNQFWNQEQSFCDHPFNVNCPSAGK
- the LOC120954818 gene encoding peritrophin-1-like isoform X1 — translated: MLLYFGDSKIQRMAMHSAHFLAVFCFAVVNVVSCGVIELRNEPTCLPGDDYFSAGPECYNFYSCRNGVLEIIECPGGLLWNDDIKRCDAAENVQCEDEQTPEPTTQAPTTEAPTPAPTTEAPTPAPTTSTPSNTFLPEVEGALPILFPGSECPEGIRAFLLHPTECRRYYYCLYGVQYPQTCPFLEFFNFVVGRCVPQDQKFCFPGSE
- the LOC120954818 gene encoding peritrophin-1-like isoform X2; translation: MLLYFGDSKIQRMAMHSHFLAVFCFAVVNVVSCGVIELRNEPTCLPGDDYFSAGPECYNFYSCRNGVLEIIECPGGLLWNDDIKRCDAAENVQCEDEQTPEPTTQAPTTEAPTPAPTTEAPTPAPTTSTPSNTFLPEVEGALPILFPGSECPEGIRAFLLHPTECRRYYYCLYGVQYPQTCPFLEFFNFVVGRCVPQDQKFCFPGSE